A window of Luteolibacter flavescens contains these coding sequences:
- a CDS encoding Amuc_1100 family pilus-like protein, whose amino-acid sequence MSWIQENRFAAGLGGITAVAAAGLIFWGIKASGDYSTAKEEYTSAADEVDLMAGGKVYPSEDNLQAKKKAVADYKKSVEDMQAAFEKFRTPTPANVDPAAFSDTLLKAKEVASKAFAEILPTPTEVPAEFFLGMEAYTTSPPERGATGILTYQLEALSELMANLAAATPAKLLNIHRPQLDEEKAGAKPFDAKGKSYRALPVEIAFNGTEASVRKFLSSLDDSKTHYYVVRSIRIVNERQVAPTSADGNFEKTEEAQPDAGAGSSDPFGGAGGFVLPGDDAAAPADDAAPADAAAPAPAAGGDGVILQQVLGSEKLNVFLRIDIIQFLEAPAAAAPKAQS is encoded by the coding sequence ATGAGCTGGATCCAGGAAAACCGTTTCGCCGCCGGATTGGGCGGCATCACCGCAGTCGCTGCCGCGGGCCTCATCTTCTGGGGCATCAAGGCTTCCGGCGACTACTCCACTGCCAAGGAGGAATACACCTCCGCCGCCGATGAGGTGGACCTCATGGCTGGTGGCAAGGTCTATCCGAGCGAAGACAACCTCCAGGCCAAGAAGAAGGCAGTCGCCGACTACAAGAAGTCGGTGGAGGACATGCAGGCTGCTTTCGAGAAATTCCGCACGCCGACCCCGGCGAATGTCGATCCCGCCGCCTTCAGCGACACGCTGCTGAAGGCGAAGGAGGTCGCCTCCAAGGCCTTCGCGGAGATCCTTCCGACCCCGACCGAAGTGCCTGCGGAGTTCTTCCTCGGCATGGAAGCCTACACCACCTCTCCGCCGGAGCGGGGTGCCACCGGCATCCTGACCTACCAGCTTGAGGCCCTCAGCGAGCTCATGGCGAATCTGGCTGCTGCAACGCCGGCCAAGCTCCTGAACATCCACCGCCCGCAGCTTGATGAAGAGAAGGCTGGTGCGAAGCCCTTCGATGCGAAAGGCAAGTCTTACCGCGCCCTGCCGGTCGAGATCGCCTTCAATGGCACCGAGGCTTCCGTCCGCAAGTTCCTCTCCTCGCTCGATGATTCGAAGACCCACTACTATGTGGTGCGCTCGATCCGTATCGTGAATGAGAGGCAGGTCGCCCCGACTTCCGCCGATGGCAACTTCGAGAAGACCGAAGAAGCCCAGCCGGATGCCGGTGCAGGCTCCTCCGATCCCTTCGGTGGTGCCGGTGGCTTCGTGCTGCCTGGCGATGACGCGGCCGCTCCTGCCGATGACGCGGCTCCTGCCGATGCTGCTGCTCCCGCTCCTGCCGCCGGTGGCGATGGAGTGATTCTTCAGCAGGTCCTCGGATCGGAGAAGCTCAACGTCTTCCTCC
- a CDS encoding Amuc_1101 family PilM-like pilus complex protein: MADTQSSIALNIGSQRVSMAVFEPSKSGGLVLKAYDSEVILADPATEASRPAQIGYAIGQLTQRLKAGKAKVRYAVSGQSVFTRFVKLPPLGDDDIEQLVTFEAQQHVPFPLSEVVWDYEILESAGEKEVVIVAMKAESLDELNESVTGTGLATAEVDVAPMALYNAFRAAYPGVDEPILLIDIGAKSTDLLYIEGKRFFTRSVNRGGVSITSAISKEYGVSFADAEGHKTHGGLVALGGGHTEQLDETTAALATTIRNALGQLPSEIARTTNYYRSQQGGNAPKRIILAGGGANLPYTKEFFEEKLHLPVEFFNPVGAIAVGKGVDTDKLGREAHLMGELIGLGLRATGKSSVNIDLVPTKVQAARLAEKQKPFFIGAAAALLIGLGAWAGLTTVAASKAKEEASKMTEQKEQLTSIAGPISSEFKKQEQLVALATQFTSSEADRTFWLELIQEIQAGFASDSAWITDFDPVFNYNPLGTADDLKKSKSTVKGEFYTLGYGVSGLEGIKVEAPAPARNAPRNAAPAPEITPTANAIRLRGFWRAGEGNPKGSNLVYELIGRLRKEPLHLRFTVDQIDPKTKKVTVVDLEDSKLVPKLESAPASSDFAAPFEVVIPLSREVPIK; the protein is encoded by the coding sequence ATGGCTGACACACAGTCCTCTATCGCACTCAATATCGGCTCCCAGCGCGTGAGCATGGCCGTGTTCGAACCGTCGAAATCCGGCGGCCTCGTTCTCAAGGCATATGACAGCGAGGTGATCCTCGCCGATCCCGCCACTGAAGCATCCCGCCCGGCCCAGATCGGCTACGCCATCGGCCAGCTCACCCAGCGGCTGAAGGCCGGCAAGGCAAAGGTCCGCTACGCGGTCTCCGGCCAGTCCGTCTTCACCCGCTTCGTGAAGCTCCCGCCGCTCGGCGATGACGATATCGAGCAGCTCGTCACCTTCGAGGCGCAGCAGCACGTGCCCTTCCCCCTCAGCGAGGTGGTCTGGGACTACGAGATCCTCGAAAGCGCCGGCGAAAAGGAAGTCGTGATCGTCGCCATGAAGGCGGAGTCGCTCGACGAGCTCAATGAGTCCGTCACCGGCACCGGCCTCGCCACCGCCGAGGTGGATGTGGCCCCGATGGCCCTCTACAATGCCTTCCGCGCCGCCTATCCGGGCGTGGACGAGCCCATCCTGCTCATCGACATCGGCGCGAAGTCCACCGACCTGCTCTACATCGAGGGCAAGCGCTTCTTCACCCGCAGCGTGAACCGCGGCGGCGTCTCCATCACCTCCGCCATCTCGAAGGAGTACGGCGTTTCCTTCGCCGATGCGGAAGGCCACAAGACCCACGGCGGTCTCGTCGCCCTCGGCGGCGGCCACACCGAGCAGCTCGACGAAACGACCGCTGCCCTGGCCACCACCATCCGCAATGCGCTGGGCCAGCTCCCCTCGGAGATCGCCCGCACCACGAACTACTACCGCAGCCAGCAGGGTGGTAATGCGCCGAAGCGCATCATCCTCGCCGGTGGTGGCGCGAACCTGCCCTACACGAAGGAGTTCTTCGAAGAAAAGCTCCACCTGCCCGTCGAGTTCTTCAATCCCGTCGGCGCCATCGCCGTGGGCAAGGGCGTCGATACCGACAAGCTCGGCCGCGAGGCGCACCTCATGGGTGAGCTCATCGGCCTCGGCCTCCGCGCCACCGGCAAGTCGTCCGTCAATATCGACCTCGTCCCGACGAAGGTCCAGGCCGCCCGCCTCGCCGAGAAGCAGAAGCCGTTCTTCATCGGTGCCGCTGCAGCCCTGCTCATCGGCCTCGGTGCCTGGGCCGGTCTCACCACCGTCGCCGCCTCGAAGGCGAAGGAAGAGGCCAGCAAGATGACCGAGCAGAAGGAGCAGCTCACCAGCATCGCGGGCCCGATTTCCTCGGAGTTCAAGAAGCAGGAGCAGCTCGTCGCGCTTGCCACCCAGTTCACCAGCTCGGAGGCCGATCGCACCTTCTGGCTCGAGCTGATCCAGGAGATTCAGGCCGGTTTCGCCAGCGACTCCGCTTGGATCACCGACTTCGATCCCGTCTTCAATTACAACCCGCTTGGTACTGCCGACGACCTCAAGAAGTCGAAGTCCACGGTGAAGGGCGAGTTCTACACGTTGGGATACGGCGTCAGCGGCCTTGAGGGCATCAAGGTGGAGGCACCGGCTCCTGCCCGCAATGCACCGCGGAATGCCGCTCCGGCACCGGAGATCACTCCCACTGCAAATGCCATCCGCCTTCGCGGCTTCTGGCGCGCGGGCGAGGGGAATCCCAAAGGTAGCAATCTGGTCTATGAACTGATCGGCCGCCTTCGCAAGGAGCCCTTGCACCTCCGTTTCACTGTCGACCAGATCGATCCGAAGACCAAGAAAGTCACCGTCGTCGATCTCGAAGACTCGAAGCTCGTTCCGAAGCTCGAGAGTGCTCCGGCCTCTTCGGATTTCGCCGCTCCGTTCGAAGTCGTAATCCCGCTTTCCCGCGAGGTTCCCATCAAGTGA
- a CDS encoding LptF/LptG family permease: protein MPRFLVPLLLALGGVLLALKIGPTEQAAVQQQLENFPDVQAKAHLMRPVIAVFLCFLPAIGGVLYYAGDTLARYVSRQFVSNFLICILGLLAVWLLTDLGDNIDDLKDSKNVAGFALQLYLARMPEVLVTLLPYSLMLSVLYSLGLLSRSREIVAMIQTGRGLTRLTMPFFVGGVLAALLCAGLNYQWAPAAVGAEKAILRKAKGQDSVAEPNIRYRNHDDRRLWMIGSFPADYQIGAPLQRVTVIQENPNGSIARIISAKTAAWSPLTRDWSFTEPRVAECTTGTSPDGQAPDFTKNPPSDPLVVKGWSEVPAQLIRPGLPAGQLGIPDLNDWLTANPQGTWASRGGHLTQWHYRWAQPVNCIIVVMLAVPLGVVFSRRGAGGGVAVAVFLCAGMLFVSNVCLALGDSSHMKPALAAWLPNAIFGGVAIFLFQRRISGRPIYQTLRKIIPAAA from the coding sequence ATGCCGCGCTTTCTCGTTCCCCTGCTCCTCGCCCTCGGTGGCGTGCTGCTCGCCCTGAAGATCGGGCCGACCGAGCAGGCGGCCGTCCAGCAGCAGTTGGAAAACTTCCCCGACGTGCAGGCAAAGGCGCACCTGATGCGACCGGTCATCGCCGTCTTCCTGTGTTTCCTCCCGGCGATCGGCGGAGTGCTCTACTACGCGGGTGACACGCTGGCGCGGTATGTGAGCCGGCAATTCGTGTCGAATTTCCTGATCTGCATCCTCGGCCTGCTGGCGGTGTGGCTGCTGACCGACCTGGGCGACAACATCGACGACCTGAAGGACAGCAAGAATGTGGCGGGGTTTGCCCTGCAGCTCTACCTGGCGCGGATGCCGGAGGTGCTGGTGACGCTGCTGCCATACTCGCTGATGCTGTCCGTGCTCTACAGCCTGGGCCTGCTGTCGCGCTCGCGGGAGATCGTGGCGATGATCCAGACGGGACGCGGCCTGACGCGGCTGACGATGCCATTCTTCGTCGGTGGAGTGCTGGCAGCGCTGCTGTGCGCGGGGCTGAACTACCAGTGGGCCCCCGCCGCCGTGGGCGCGGAAAAGGCCATCCTGCGCAAGGCAAAGGGCCAGGACAGCGTGGCCGAGCCGAACATCCGCTACCGCAACCACGACGATCGCCGCCTGTGGATGATCGGCTCCTTCCCCGCCGACTACCAGATCGGCGCGCCGCTCCAGCGCGTGACCGTGATCCAGGAAAACCCGAACGGTTCGATCGCCCGGATCATCTCCGCCAAGACCGCCGCGTGGTCCCCGCTGACGCGCGACTGGTCCTTCACCGAGCCGCGCGTGGCCGAGTGCACCACGGGCACCTCGCCGGATGGCCAAGCCCCGGATTTCACGAAGAACCCGCCGTCCGACCCGCTGGTGGTGAAGGGCTGGAGCGAGGTCCCCGCCCAACTCATCCGCCCCGGCCTACCCGCCGGACAGCTCGGCATCCCGGATCTGAATGATTGGCTGACGGCAAACCCGCAGGGCACCTGGGCAAGCCGCGGCGGCCACCTGACGCAGTGGCACTACCGCTGGGCGCAGCCGGTGAATTGCATCATCGTGGTGATGCTGGCCGTGCCGCTCGGGGTGGTATTCAGCCGCCGCGGGGCCGGTGGCGGCGTGGCCGTGGCGGTCTTCCTCTGCGCAGGCATGCTCTTCGTCTCGAATGTCTGCCTGGCCCTCGGCGACTCCAGCCACATGAAGCCGGCGCTGGCCGCGTGGCTGCCAAATGCGATCTTCGGCGGGGTGGCGATCTTCCTCTTCCAGCGCCGCATCTCCGGCCGCCCGATCTACCAGACGCTGCGGAAGATCATCCCTGCTGCTGCCTAG
- a CDS encoding ATP-dependent DNA helicase produces the protein MISTLEGQPMPDAFVEEIALAFSSEGRLSKSRDFEFRREQQQLATAVAQALVEKRCLVAEAGTGVGKSLAYLIPAARYALQTGRKAIISTHTINLQEQLIRKDIPIVRKLLGEELPAVLLKGRQNYLCPARLKRAFEQSGDLFTSTENEELEQIRRWAESTRDGTLSDLEFQPSMKIWLQVCSEPHICTARYCGPRGNCFFQEARKAAADAKLVVVNHTLFFALLDTGDNLEQERPSGFLFPNDFVVLDEAHTLEQVAAVQLGLRVSQAGMRFDLQRLYNPRTKKGVLRPFRKSSVLFAVEEALKAADEFFGDLGHAATFGQYSKEWRVRAPELVPNRAAEPLRKLWQEIDALAADVDSETTKAELLDASRKLREAHGAIGCFLDQSNDDTVHWIERSGRDESLFSLHAAPIHVADRLRSILFGEGKSCIMTSATLGVGDPLLGWFRGRVGAEDVPPLCIGSPFDFERQMKIRIWKNMPEPTSPQYGRALVDAIRAAVEASEGKAFVLFTSYRTMRDAAEKLKAHFEGNGWRLLVQGDGMPRHRMVEEFRRDVHSVLFGTDSFWTGVDVPGETLSNVVVTRLPFAVPDHPLTQSRLEALEAEGGNPFMDYSVPEAILKLRQGVGRLIRTAKDSGLVSILDNRILTKRYGRLFLDALPKAPVEIVQ, from the coding sequence ATGATTTCCACCCTCGAGGGACAGCCGATGCCCGATGCCTTCGTCGAGGAGATCGCGCTGGCCTTTTCCAGCGAGGGCAGGCTCTCGAAGTCCCGCGACTTCGAGTTCCGGCGGGAGCAGCAGCAGCTTGCCACGGCCGTGGCGCAGGCGCTCGTGGAAAAGCGCTGCCTGGTCGCCGAGGCGGGCACTGGCGTAGGGAAGTCGCTCGCCTACCTCATCCCCGCCGCCCGCTACGCCCTCCAGACCGGGCGAAAGGCGATCATCTCCACCCACACGATCAATCTTCAGGAGCAGCTCATCCGCAAGGACATCCCCATCGTCCGCAAGCTGCTCGGCGAGGAACTGCCCGCGGTGCTGCTGAAGGGCCGGCAAAACTACCTCTGCCCCGCCCGGCTGAAGCGCGCCTTCGAGCAATCCGGCGACCTTTTCACCTCCACGGAAAACGAGGAGCTGGAGCAGATCCGCCGCTGGGCCGAGTCCACGCGGGATGGCACGCTGAGCGACCTGGAATTCCAGCCCTCCATGAAGATCTGGCTGCAGGTCTGCTCGGAGCCCCACATCTGCACCGCACGCTACTGCGGCCCGCGGGGGAATTGCTTCTTCCAGGAAGCGCGAAAGGCCGCCGCGGACGCGAAGCTGGTGGTGGTGAATCACACCCTCTTCTTCGCGCTGCTGGATACGGGGGACAATCTGGAGCAGGAGCGGCCATCCGGGTTCCTTTTCCCGAATGACTTCGTTGTTCTCGACGAGGCCCACACGCTCGAGCAGGTGGCCGCCGTGCAGCTCGGCCTGCGCGTGAGCCAGGCGGGCATGCGCTTCGATCTCCAGCGGCTCTACAATCCGCGGACGAAGAAGGGCGTGCTGCGTCCCTTCCGGAAGTCCTCCGTGCTCTTCGCCGTGGAGGAGGCGCTGAAGGCTGCCGACGAATTCTTCGGCGACCTCGGCCACGCCGCCACCTTCGGCCAGTACTCGAAGGAATGGCGCGTCCGTGCCCCGGAGCTGGTGCCAAACCGTGCCGCCGAGCCGCTGCGGAAGCTCTGGCAGGAGATCGACGCCCTCGCCGCCGACGTGGACAGCGAGACGACGAAGGCCGAGCTGCTCGACGCCTCGCGGAAGCTACGCGAGGCCCACGGGGCGATCGGGTGCTTCCTCGACCAGAGCAATGACGATACCGTCCACTGGATCGAGCGCTCCGGTCGCGACGAGAGCCTTTTTTCCCTCCACGCCGCGCCCATCCACGTCGCGGACCGGCTGCGCTCCATCCTCTTCGGCGAGGGGAAGAGCTGCATCATGACCAGCGCCACGCTCGGGGTGGGGGATCCGCTGCTCGGGTGGTTCCGCGGCCGCGTCGGTGCGGAAGATGTGCCGCCGCTGTGCATTGGCAGCCCGTTCGACTTCGAGCGGCAGATGAAGATCCGTATCTGGAAGAACATGCCGGAACCCACCAGCCCGCAGTATGGCCGGGCGCTGGTGGATGCGATCCGTGCCGCCGTGGAAGCCAGCGAGGGCAAGGCCTTCGTGCTCTTCACCAGCTACCGCACCATGCGGGATGCCGCGGAGAAGTTGAAGGCACACTTCGAGGGAAATGGCTGGCGGCTGTTAGTGCAGGGAGATGGCATGCCGCGGCATCGCATGGTGGAGGAGTTCCGCCGGGATGTGCACAGCGTCCTCTTCGGCACGGATAGCTTCTGGACCGGCGTGGACGTACCCGGGGAGACCCTGTCGAATGTGGTCGTCACGCGCCTGCCCTTCGCCGTGCCGGATCACCCGCTCACCCAGTCCCGCCTCGAGGCGCTCGAGGCCGAGGGGGGAAATCCCTTCATGGACTACTCCGTCCCCGAGGCCATCCTGAAGCTCCGCCAGGGAGTCGGCCGCCTCATCCGCACGGCCAAGGACAGCGGCCTCGTCAGCATCCTCGACAACCGCATCCTCACCAAGCGCTACGGCCGCCTCTTCCTCGACGCCCTGCCAAAGGCACCCGTCGAGATCGTCCAGTGA
- a CDS encoding Amuc_1102 family pilus-like protein, whose amino-acid sequence MKHRHSLFRRPALAAIAASFAALAFMAAPASAQTKANVGTLVFDDIPSPEVNTGKAKSFRPKDWLEVEVGIKIPAGNAEQKKIGFINQVTVKWYVAMANPDGKGVIKLSKTINHINVPIDEEIFSSVYMSPSAIKRLTGKDKAGKSAVRAVGVEVLVDGVKVGEAAEKEKVGWWNAGSLSDQSDKFPLLNKDETPFSMLWWDRYAEIQKER is encoded by the coding sequence ATGAAACATCGTCACAGTCTGTTCCGTAGGCCGGCGCTCGCCGCCATCGCTGCCTCCTTTGCCGCGCTCGCCTTCATGGCGGCACCCGCTTCCGCCCAAACGAAGGCGAACGTGGGCACCCTCGTTTTCGACGACATCCCTTCGCCGGAAGTCAACACCGGCAAGGCCAAGAGCTTCCGCCCCAAGGACTGGCTCGAAGTTGAAGTGGGCATCAAGATCCCCGCTGGCAACGCCGAGCAGAAGAAGATCGGCTTCATCAACCAGGTGACCGTGAAGTGGTATGTCGCGATGGCGAATCCCGACGGCAAGGGCGTGATCAAGCTCTCGAAGACCATCAACCACATCAATGTCCCCATCGATGAGGAGATCTTCAGCTCCGTTTACATGTCGCCGTCCGCCATCAAGCGCCTGACCGGCAAGGACAAGGCCGGCAAGAGCGCCGTCCGCGCCGTGGGCGTGGAAGTGCTCGTCGATGGAGTGAAGGTCGGCGAAGCCGCCGAGAAGGAAAAGGTCGGCTGGTGGAATGCCGGCAGCCTTTCCGACCAGAGCGACAAGTTCCCGCTCCTCAACAAGGACGAGACCCCGTTCTCCATGCTCTGGTGGGATCGCTACGCCGAGATCCAGAAGGAGCGCTAA
- a CDS encoding type I 3-dehydroquinate dehydratase, with translation MDSLVATTNKEAEEACDLVEIRLDLLENPAARPWAHLAGIPMLFTARRGDEGGAGDLTAAQRSGLLEAVLAEAALVDVELVSAGTGEMAGALEATAGQGVPWVASWHDFEGRADSYGKIPAMAEQAAAAGAACFKAAIRLHEMADLERLAGLLQMKHPLPLSLMGMGPLAPVSRLLCAQYGSVLNYGYIGNAPTAPGQWSARLLKEAVGVSVIGCGG, from the coding sequence GTGGATAGCCTCGTCGCGACGACTAACAAGGAGGCCGAAGAGGCGTGCGATCTGGTGGAGATCCGGCTGGATCTTTTGGAGAATCCGGCGGCGCGTCCGTGGGCGCATCTGGCGGGTATACCAATGCTTTTCACTGCACGACGCGGGGACGAGGGCGGCGCGGGCGACCTGACGGCGGCGCAGCGGTCCGGGCTGCTGGAGGCGGTGCTCGCCGAGGCGGCGCTGGTGGATGTGGAGCTGGTGTCCGCGGGGACCGGGGAGATGGCCGGGGCTCTGGAAGCGACTGCGGGCCAAGGAGTGCCGTGGGTGGCCTCGTGGCATGATTTCGAGGGCCGGGCGGATTCCTACGGGAAGATCCCGGCGATGGCGGAGCAGGCGGCGGCAGCGGGCGCGGCGTGTTTCAAAGCGGCGATCCGGCTGCATGAGATGGCGGATCTGGAGAGACTGGCGGGCCTGCTTCAAATGAAGCATCCCCTGCCCCTCTCGCTGATGGGGATGGGGCCGCTGGCACCGGTGTCGCGGTTGCTGTGTGCGCAGTACGGGTCGGTTTTGAATTACGGCTATATCGGGAATGCGCCGACGGCACCGGGGCAGTGGAGCGCGCGGTTGCTGAAGGAGGCAGTGGGGGTGTCGGTGATAGGGTGCGGGGGGTGA